A region from the Arthrobacter gengyunqii genome encodes:
- a CDS encoding oxidoreductase, with amino-acid sequence MENFSTDAIPSLSGTTAIVTGANSGLGLQTALVLAAKGARVELACRDRQRGEAAQARIRTETGNRNVYLRQLDLASLESVRRFAADQEEPVDLLINNAGVMATPHRTTADGFELQFGVNHLGHFALTGLLLPVLRQAPAARVVTVSSLAHRGGRIDFEDLAAQRRYRPWSRYNQSKLANLLFTFELNRRFQAHGEKLLAVAAHPGFTNTNLTSGMNHPATLDILGSFFRLLGQAGALGALPTLYAATAPEVLGGEFYGPGGPGQLRGRPVLVTPAPQALDPDTARRLWDVSTELTGVRFPGLD; translated from the coding sequence GTGGAGAACTTCAGCACCGATGCCATCCCGTCCCTGTCCGGAACCACAGCAATCGTCACCGGAGCCAACAGCGGATTGGGCCTGCAGACCGCGCTCGTCCTTGCCGCCAAGGGTGCCCGGGTGGAGTTGGCCTGCCGGGACCGGCAGCGCGGCGAAGCGGCGCAGGCGCGGATCCGCACTGAAACCGGAAACCGCAACGTTTATCTGCGGCAACTGGATCTTGCCTCGCTGGAGTCTGTTCGCCGGTTCGCAGCGGATCAGGAGGAACCGGTGGACCTCCTGATCAACAACGCCGGGGTCATGGCCACTCCGCACCGGACCACTGCTGACGGATTCGAGCTGCAGTTCGGGGTCAACCATCTGGGACACTTTGCCCTGACCGGCCTGCTGCTCCCGGTGCTGCGGCAGGCTCCGGCCGCACGCGTCGTCACCGTTTCCAGCCTGGCCCACCGCGGCGGGCGGATCGACTTCGAAGACCTCGCCGCTCAGCGCCGCTACCGCCCGTGGTCGCGGTACAACCAGAGCAAGCTGGCCAACCTGCTGTTCACGTTTGAGCTGAACCGGCGGTTCCAGGCCCACGGGGAGAAGCTGCTGGCGGTCGCCGCCCATCCCGGGTTTACCAACACCAACCTCACCTCCGGCATGAACCACCCGGCGACTCTGGACATCCTGGGCTCGTTCTTCCGCCTCTTGGGCCAAGCCGGAGCACTCGGAGCGCTGCCAACGCTTTATGCGGCAACCGCCCCCGAAGTCCTGGGCGGGGAGTTTTACGGTCCTGGCGGTCCGGGCCAGCTCCGCGGCCGTCCGGTGCTCGTCACCCCGGCTCCGCAGGCACTGGATCCGGACACCGCCCGGCGCCTCTGGGACGTCAGCACCGAACTCACAGGCGTCCGTTTTCCCGGACTCGACTAA
- a CDS encoding MFS transporter, translating into MTPAADVGRRSLRSLGPVVLFLALVEITSGILQGYYTPILTDIARNLGINDGDVNWFEAAQLMLSALAVPVLAKLGDIYGHKRILLVSTILTAAASWGVAFAPDFWTFLAAWSLQGFYVVWLPLEIALIFSRASAAPGGAALTRKAAGVLVGALQFGVIAGALAAGALVEVFAGRLELTLMVPAVAVTLCIAAVQFGVPETPERAGGLLDGRGFLLLAFGLLLITSGLSFLRINGPGTWWVWGILLAGIAAFVPFVRWELGRTDPLVDFRMLRDPAMWPVQLTAGLFGISVLGAQAPMSTFARTDPQMHGYGLGLDAGDVSIIIGSYVLSVLIGALLFPLVSRYVTPRLTLFGAAALVGFGYLLFLPFHDTLAQTLTNMIVAGLGSGALVAALPSAAAAAAPRNRTGMATGLTNTTKTIGGSFASAVFGIALASAAVDALAGGGAQGAQTAAPLSGYLVVWGVCSVTGFIAAGLLLLVPRLAFADPPLTAADPAISVPPEGRSANG; encoded by the coding sequence GTGACGCCGGCCGCCGACGTCGGGCGCCGCAGCCTGCGCTCGCTGGGACCGGTGGTGCTGTTCCTGGCCCTGGTGGAAATCACCTCCGGCATCCTGCAGGGGTACTACACGCCCATCCTCACCGACATTGCCCGGAACCTGGGGATCAACGACGGCGACGTCAACTGGTTTGAGGCTGCCCAGCTGATGCTCAGCGCGCTCGCCGTGCCGGTGCTCGCTAAACTGGGGGATATTTATGGGCACAAGCGAATTCTGCTGGTCTCCACAATCCTGACGGCGGCGGCGTCGTGGGGCGTCGCCTTTGCACCGGACTTCTGGACTTTTCTTGCCGCATGGTCGCTGCAGGGCTTCTATGTGGTGTGGCTGCCGCTGGAAATCGCACTGATCTTCAGCCGTGCCTCCGCGGCTCCCGGCGGTGCAGCCCTCACCCGCAAGGCCGCCGGCGTTCTGGTGGGCGCCCTGCAGTTTGGTGTGATTGCCGGTGCGCTGGCCGCCGGTGCACTGGTGGAGGTCTTCGCGGGACGGCTGGAGCTGACGCTGATGGTTCCGGCGGTGGCCGTGACCCTGTGCATTGCCGCGGTGCAGTTCGGTGTTCCGGAAACGCCTGAGCGGGCCGGCGGCCTCCTGGACGGCCGGGGCTTCCTGCTGCTGGCGTTCGGGCTGCTGCTCATCACCTCCGGACTGAGCTTCCTGCGGATCAACGGCCCGGGCACCTGGTGGGTCTGGGGAATCCTGCTGGCCGGGATTGCTGCGTTTGTGCCGTTTGTCCGCTGGGAACTGGGGCGGACCGATCCGCTGGTGGATTTCCGGATGCTGCGGGATCCGGCCATGTGGCCGGTGCAGCTCACCGCAGGCCTGTTTGGCATCTCGGTGCTCGGGGCACAGGCCCCCATGTCCACCTTCGCCCGCACCGACCCGCAGATGCACGGCTACGGTCTGGGGCTCGATGCGGGGGACGTCTCCATCATCATCGGCTCCTACGTCCTGTCCGTGCTGATCGGCGCCCTGCTGTTCCCGCTGGTCTCCCGGTACGTCACGCCGCGGCTGACACTGTTCGGGGCGGCGGCGCTGGTGGGCTTCGGCTACCTGCTGTTCCTGCCCTTCCACGACACGCTGGCCCAAACCCTGACCAACATGATCGTTGCCGGGCTGGGATCGGGGGCACTCGTGGCGGCACTGCCGTCGGCCGCAGCCGCGGCGGCGCCGCGCAACCGCACGGGCATGGCCACCGGGCTGACGAACACCACCAAGACCATCGGCGGCTCGTTCGCCTCCGCCGTGTTCGGCATTGCCCTGGCCAGCGCCGCTGTGGACGCCCTGGCGGGCGGCGGGGCCCAGGGTGCACAGACGGCGGCGCCGCTCTCGGGCTACCTGGTTGTTTGGGGAGTATGTTCGGTGACCGGGTTCATTGCAGCCGGGCTGTTGTTGCTGGTGCCGCGGCTGGCGTTTGCGGACCCGCCACTGACGGCGGCGGATCCCGCGATCTCCGTACCGCCGGAGGGCCGGAGCGCAAACGGCTAG
- a CDS encoding M20/M25/M40 family metallo-hydrolase — protein MHIESTSSSVRETAGGEALSIGTEAAPKLSRLITYRTVSSRDPQQVSIEEFDSFIDALPELFPLVHRNLPVERVNGHGLLYRWQGNGTDDDGGPVVLMAHYDVVPVEDPASWIHPPFSGEIADGRIWGRGSLDDKGSLAAILEAVEQLLAAGFIPVRDIYLSFGNNEETAGDTAEAAAALLAGRGIRPWLVLDEGGAVAGQAFPFVDRPVAVVGVSEKGILDVELSTEDAGGHASTPHRRGATARLARAITRLDAKPLPALLPEPTVEMIGRLASSARFPARLVFGNLRIFRRPLTRVLARMGGEPGALTRTTVVVTQLHGSSASNVIASRATANANIRVAVGETVAGTVQRLERIIADSSVSLRVIEGNEPSPVSATDNAQFALLEQTITAVFPDAVTAPYIMLGGTDSRRFTGICDAVYRFAPFRMSRQDRANIHADNESLGIETFGEGILFYTRLLRGLGAGQ, from the coding sequence ATGCATATCGAATCCACGTCATCCAGCGTGCGGGAAACCGCCGGCGGGGAGGCCCTCTCCATCGGCACCGAGGCGGCCCCCAAGCTCTCCCGCCTCATCACTTACCGGACCGTCTCCTCCCGGGACCCGCAGCAAGTCAGCATCGAAGAGTTTGACAGTTTTATTGATGCCCTGCCCGAACTGTTCCCCCTTGTTCACCGGAACCTGCCCGTGGAGCGGGTCAACGGGCACGGACTGCTGTACCGGTGGCAGGGCAATGGAACGGACGACGACGGCGGCCCAGTGGTCCTGATGGCCCATTACGACGTGGTTCCTGTGGAAGACCCGGCGTCGTGGATACATCCGCCCTTTTCCGGAGAGATTGCGGACGGCCGTATCTGGGGCCGGGGTTCACTGGACGACAAGGGCTCCCTGGCCGCCATCCTGGAAGCGGTGGAACAGCTGCTGGCGGCGGGGTTCATCCCTGTGCGGGACATCTATCTGTCTTTCGGGAATAACGAGGAAACAGCCGGCGACACCGCCGAAGCGGCCGCAGCACTGCTGGCCGGCCGCGGCATCCGCCCCTGGCTGGTGCTCGATGAAGGCGGCGCAGTGGCCGGGCAGGCTTTTCCCTTCGTGGACCGGCCCGTGGCCGTGGTGGGAGTCTCCGAGAAAGGCATCCTGGACGTGGAACTGTCCACCGAGGATGCCGGAGGGCATGCCTCCACCCCGCACCGCCGCGGAGCCACCGCACGCCTGGCCCGGGCCATCACCCGGCTGGACGCGAAACCGCTGCCCGCGCTCCTGCCAGAGCCCACAGTCGAGATGATCGGCAGGCTGGCATCCTCGGCACGGTTTCCGGCGCGGCTGGTGTTCGGCAACCTGCGCATCTTCCGGAGGCCGCTGACCCGGGTGCTGGCCCGCATGGGAGGCGAGCCCGGGGCCCTGACCCGCACCACCGTGGTTGTCACGCAGCTGCACGGCAGCTCCGCCTCCAACGTCATCGCGTCCCGGGCCACGGCCAACGCCAACATCCGCGTTGCAGTGGGGGAGACGGTGGCCGGCACGGTGCAGCGGCTGGAGCGGATCATCGCCGATTCCTCGGTTTCCCTGCGGGTGATCGAAGGCAATGAGCCGTCACCGGTTTCGGCCACGGACAACGCCCAGTTTGCCCTGCTGGAGCAGACCATCACCGCGGTGTTTCCGGACGCCGTGACCGCTCCGTACATCATGCTCGGCGGCACGGACTCGCGCCGCTTCACCGGCATTTGCGACGCCGTGTACCGCTTCGCTCCGTTCCGGATGAGCCGGCAGGACCGGGCGAACATCCACGCGGACAACGAGTCCCTGGGCATTGAGACTTTCGGCGAAGGAATCCTCTTTTACACCCGCCTGCTGCGCGGACTCGGGGCCGGGCAGTGA
- a CDS encoding GNAT family N-acetyltransferase — translation MTSAAVRVRPPVESDAPRLADIHVSAWRAAYRNVMSDEYLDGLNPEAQTRGWRRNITEPRPGTFHLVAETDSGVAGFCIFGPAEGAADSTSASASASATGQLYAINVHPDSWAQGVGSALFAAAEEKLMSLGYHRAMLWVEANNERAIDFYTKRGWLDDGGTLQDTRFDPPVAERRHSRGF, via the coding sequence ATGACCAGCGCCGCCGTCCGTGTTCGGCCCCCGGTTGAAAGCGACGCTCCCCGGCTGGCCGACATCCATGTCTCGGCGTGGCGGGCTGCCTACCGGAACGTCATGTCCGACGAGTATCTGGACGGCCTGAATCCTGAGGCGCAGACCAGGGGCTGGCGGCGGAACATTACCGAGCCCAGACCTGGAACCTTCCATTTGGTCGCGGAAACGGACAGCGGGGTTGCCGGTTTCTGTATTTTCGGGCCCGCTGAAGGCGCGGCGGATTCGACTTCCGCGTCAGCGTCAGCATCAGCAACAGGTCAGCTGTATGCGATCAACGTGCATCCGGACTCGTGGGCTCAGGGTGTCGGTTCGGCCCTGTTTGCCGCTGCGGAAGAAAAACTCATGTCGCTGGGATATCACCGGGCAATGCTGTGGGTCGAAGCGAACAATGAACGGGCCATAGATTTTTACACCAAGCGGGGCTGGCTGGATGACGGCGGAACCCTGCAGGACACCCGGTTTGATCCACCCGTGGCAGAGCGCCGCCACAGCCGCGGCTTCTGA
- a CDS encoding cysteine desulfurase family protein: protein MIYLDAAATAPPRREVLEAMWPYLTTEFGNPSSSHSAGESAARALEEARETAAAVLGCRPGEIIFTSGGTEADNLAVKGLALTGMDRLDRMDRLDRLDRLERPAHERSGASPQLVSTAVEHPAVLESLDYLRRRHGFRVMLLPVDETGMVDPEEAAAALTPETVLCSVMYANNEVGTIQPVGEIAARCRAAGVPFHTDAVQAGGWLDLDVGTLGVDALSLSGHKLGTPKGIGLLYLRGAPPLEPVMHGGGQERGRRSGTENVAGAVGMAAALALAAAERDDAARHASALRNRLIDAVLRGVPGALLTGHGTERLPGHASFCFPGTSGEAVLLELERAGVLCSSGSACAAGSDEPSAVLTAMGLDRETAQTAVRFTFTAAIREGDVDRAAQEVVAAVAAVGGLAPARLRA, encoded by the coding sequence GTGATCTATCTGGATGCCGCCGCCACCGCACCGCCCCGGCGAGAAGTGCTGGAGGCGATGTGGCCCTATCTCACCACCGAGTTCGGCAATCCCTCCAGCTCCCACTCGGCCGGTGAATCAGCCGCCCGTGCCCTGGAGGAGGCCCGGGAAACAGCAGCCGCTGTCCTCGGCTGCCGCCCCGGGGAAATCATCTTCACCTCCGGGGGCACCGAAGCAGACAACCTGGCGGTGAAGGGCCTGGCCCTGACGGGGATGGACCGGCTGGACCGGATGGACCGGCTGGACCGGCTGGACCGTCTGGAGCGCCCGGCTCATGAACGCTCAGGCGCCTCGCCGCAGCTGGTCTCCACCGCCGTCGAACATCCTGCGGTGCTGGAATCCCTGGACTATCTCCGGCGCCGCCACGGCTTCCGCGTGATGCTGCTCCCGGTGGACGAAACGGGCATGGTGGATCCGGAGGAGGCCGCCGCGGCCCTGACCCCGGAGACGGTGCTCTGCTCTGTGATGTACGCCAACAACGAGGTCGGCACCATCCAGCCCGTGGGTGAGATTGCCGCCCGCTGCCGTGCGGCCGGTGTCCCGTTCCACACCGACGCCGTGCAGGCCGGCGGCTGGCTGGACCTTGATGTCGGCACGCTGGGGGTGGATGCGCTGAGCCTGTCAGGACACAAGCTGGGCACGCCCAAGGGAATCGGGCTGCTGTACCTGCGCGGAGCGCCGCCACTTGAGCCGGTGATGCACGGGGGAGGGCAGGAACGCGGCCGGCGCTCCGGCACGGAGAACGTGGCGGGCGCTGTGGGCATGGCTGCCGCGCTGGCGCTGGCAGCCGCGGAGCGCGACGACGCCGCCCGCCACGCCTCGGCGCTGCGGAACCGGCTGATCGATGCCGTGCTGCGCGGCGTTCCCGGCGCCCTGCTCACCGGCCACGGGACCGAACGGCTGCCCGGCCACGCCTCCTTCTGCTTTCCGGGCACCTCGGGGGAAGCGGTGCTATTGGAACTGGAACGGGCCGGAGTGCTGTGTTCCAGCGGCTCGGCCTGTGCCGCCGGATCCGATGAACCGTCGGCTGTGCTGACCGCCATGGGGCTGGACCGGGAGACCGCGCAGACGGCGGTGCGGTTCACGTTCACGGCCGCTATCCGGGAGGGCGACGTCGACCGGGCTGCACAGGAAGTGGTTGCCGCCGTGGCGGCAGTGGGAGGACTGGCCCCGGCGCGGTTGCGGGCCTGA
- the nadC gene encoding carboxylating nicotinate-nucleotide diphosphorylase, whose translation MSSSKGNTSMTTSTATTSTALSRHAQVPASVPQEAVDRIVAAALAEDAPWGDITSELLVPEEARTTAVLTAREPGVFCGERVIEAAFRLTSPETEVQFLIRDGESFEAGTVLAEISGPARAVLTGERVALNLAQRLSGIATLTAAFVARTAGTSARITDTRKTTPGLRILERHAVRCGGGYNHRFSLSDAVMAKDNHLALLAAGGRDLAQALATAKARLPHTVHFEVEVDRLDQIEAVLAGGADTVLLDNFDPADLRRGVELIGGRALTEASGNVRLETVAQIAATGVDLISAGALTHSVRALDLGLDLR comes from the coding sequence ATGAGCTCCTCGAAGGGAAACACCTCCATGACCACCAGCACAGCGACCACCAGCACGGCGCTTTCCCGTCACGCCCAGGTTCCGGCGTCCGTTCCGCAGGAAGCCGTGGACCGCATTGTTGCCGCGGCGCTCGCCGAAGATGCACCGTGGGGAGACATCACCTCCGAGCTCCTGGTTCCCGAGGAGGCCCGGACCACGGCAGTCCTCACGGCCCGCGAACCCGGCGTCTTCTGCGGGGAGCGGGTCATCGAGGCCGCGTTCCGGCTCACCTCCCCGGAAACGGAGGTGCAGTTCCTGATCCGGGACGGCGAGTCTTTTGAGGCCGGAACCGTCCTGGCAGAAATCAGCGGACCCGCCCGTGCCGTGCTGACGGGAGAGCGGGTGGCCCTGAACCTGGCCCAGCGCCTCAGCGGCATCGCCACCCTCACGGCAGCCTTTGTCGCGCGGACCGCGGGCACATCCGCCCGGATCACCGATACCCGCAAGACCACACCGGGGCTGCGCATCCTGGAACGCCACGCTGTCCGGTGCGGCGGCGGATACAACCACCGGTTCAGCCTCTCGGATGCGGTGATGGCCAAGGATAACCATTTGGCGCTGCTCGCCGCCGGCGGCAGAGACCTGGCACAGGCGCTGGCAACCGCCAAGGCGAGGCTGCCGCATACCGTGCACTTCGAAGTGGAGGTGGACCGGCTGGACCAGATCGAAGCCGTGTTGGCCGGCGGCGCGGACACCGTGCTGCTGGACAACTTTGATCCGGCGGACCTGCGCCGCGGCGTGGAGCTGATCGGCGGCCGTGCCCTGACCGAAGCCAGCGGCAATGTTCGCCTCGAAACGGTCGCGCAGATCGCCGCCACCGGAGTGGATCTGATTTCCGCGGGGGCGCTCACGCACAGCGTCCGGGCCCTGGACCTGGGGCTGGACCTGAGGTGA
- the nadA gene encoding quinolinate synthase NadA, with protein sequence MSNAPGTSTPSVAAAVALITAAAAARGQSSTTTCTPDLAMPPWDLDGARLPDYGPGASMHDPAPSGTPRQGSLPEEYRQASDAELHRRIEAAKEKLGERAVILGHFYQRDEVLRYADFVGDSFQLAKAAKSKPDAEAIIFCGVHFMAETADLLSGQDQAVVLPNLAAGCSMADMADIGSVAACWEQLTALFGPEPDDDGRLPVIPVTYMNSSAALKGFCGENGGIVCTSSNAAAVLEWAFERGRRVLFFPDQHLGRNTAKAMGIPLEAMPMWNPRLPLGGNTVEELQESKVLLWNGFCSVHKRFTVAQIAKARTDFPGVRVIVHPECPMPVVDAADESGSTDYILKAIDAAEDGSTFAVGTEINMVNRLAAQYPQHTIFCLDPVICPCSTMYRIHPGYLAWVLEGLVRGEVLNRITVPATVAVPARTALERMLAARP encoded by the coding sequence ATGAGCAATGCCCCCGGTACCTCGACTCCCAGTGTTGCCGCCGCCGTCGCGTTGATTACGGCCGCAGCCGCCGCCCGCGGACAGTCCTCCACCACCACCTGCACGCCGGACCTGGCCATGCCGCCCTGGGACCTCGACGGCGCCCGGCTGCCGGACTACGGACCAGGGGCCTCCATGCACGATCCGGCCCCGTCCGGCACACCCCGGCAGGGCAGCCTCCCCGAGGAATACCGGCAGGCGTCCGACGCCGAACTTCACCGGCGGATCGAAGCTGCCAAGGAAAAGCTCGGCGAGCGTGCCGTCATCCTCGGCCACTTCTACCAGCGCGACGAAGTCCTCCGGTACGCGGACTTCGTAGGAGATTCTTTCCAGCTGGCCAAGGCTGCCAAATCCAAACCCGACGCCGAGGCCATCATCTTCTGCGGCGTCCACTTCATGGCTGAAACCGCTGATCTGCTCTCCGGTCAGGACCAGGCCGTGGTGCTGCCCAACCTGGCCGCCGGCTGCTCCATGGCGGACATGGCCGACATTGGTTCGGTGGCCGCGTGCTGGGAGCAGCTCACCGCGCTCTTCGGCCCGGAGCCCGACGACGACGGCCGGCTGCCGGTCATCCCGGTCACCTACATGAACTCGTCGGCCGCACTGAAGGGATTCTGCGGCGAAAACGGCGGGATTGTCTGCACCTCCTCCAACGCCGCAGCCGTGCTGGAATGGGCCTTTGAACGCGGCCGGCGGGTGCTGTTCTTTCCGGACCAGCACCTGGGCCGGAACACCGCCAAGGCGATGGGGATTCCGCTGGAGGCCATGCCGATGTGGAACCCCCGGCTGCCGCTGGGTGGAAACACGGTGGAGGAACTGCAGGAGTCCAAAGTGCTGCTCTGGAACGGCTTCTGCTCGGTGCACAAGCGCTTCACCGTTGCCCAGATCGCCAAGGCACGGACGGATTTCCCCGGCGTCCGGGTGATCGTGCATCCCGAATGCCCCATGCCCGTGGTGGATGCCGCCGATGAGTCCGGTTCCACCGATTACATCCTCAAGGCCATCGACGCCGCTGAAGACGGCAGCACCTTCGCCGTCGGAACCGAGATCAACATGGTCAACCGGCTGGCCGCCCAGTATCCGCAGCACACCATCTTCTGCCTGGACCCGGTGATCTGCCCCTGCTCCACCATGTACCGGATCCACCCCGGCTACCTGGCCTGGGTGCTCGAGGGCCTGGTCCGGGGCGAGGTCCTGAACCGGATCACCGTTCCCGCCACCGTTGCCGTGCCCGCCCGCACGGCACTGGAACGGATGCTGGCGGCGCGTCCGTGA
- a CDS encoding NUDIX hydrolase has protein sequence MVYQQPAHGYANVSERARQPPALAISTVIFALRPDPETGRPALWLPLVRRIREPFRGLWALPGGPLGARESLQEAAAGNLAQTTGLAPKYLEQLYAFGGTDRSPTPRVVSIVYWALVQPDEAALSRHDDNVRWFPAAAVGELAFDHNEIVEYALWRLRNRMEYGSIAYAFLGDTFTLAQLREVYEAVLGRELEPANFRRQLRAAPDIEATDQYLQGGRHRPPRLYRYTGALLSGHSSPFGPQAPTTPATEH, from the coding sequence ATGGTTTACCAGCAGCCGGCGCACGGATACGCCAACGTTTCCGAACGCGCACGGCAACCCCCGGCACTGGCCATCTCCACCGTCATCTTTGCGCTGCGCCCGGATCCCGAAACCGGCCGCCCCGCACTGTGGCTGCCGCTGGTACGCCGCATCCGCGAGCCGTTCCGCGGCCTGTGGGCGCTGCCCGGCGGGCCGCTCGGGGCACGCGAGTCCCTGCAGGAAGCCGCAGCAGGCAACCTTGCGCAGACCACCGGGCTGGCGCCGAAGTACCTGGAGCAGCTCTACGCCTTCGGCGGGACCGACCGGTCGCCGACGCCGCGGGTGGTATCCATCGTCTACTGGGCCCTTGTCCAGCCCGACGAGGCGGCGCTGTCCCGGCACGACGACAACGTCCGCTGGTTTCCGGCCGCCGCGGTGGGGGAGCTGGCTTTCGACCACAACGAAATTGTGGAGTACGCCCTGTGGAGGCTTCGCAACCGGATGGAATACGGCTCCATTGCCTACGCCTTCCTGGGGGACACCTTTACCCTGGCGCAGCTGCGGGAAGTCTACGAAGCAGTCCTGGGGCGCGAGCTGGAGCCTGCCAACTTCCGCCGCCAGCTGCGTGCGGCTCCGGACATCGAGGCCACGGACCAGTATCTGCAGGGCGGCAGACACCGTCCGCCGCGCCTCTACCGCTACACGGGAGCCCTGCTGTCCGGGCATTCCTCACCGTTCGGCCCGCAAGCACCGACCACCCCAGCAACGGAGCACTAA
- a CDS encoding Lrp/AsnC family transcriptional regulator: MPTDALDARIIALFTDEPRMSVLEASRTLQVARATVQARMDRMQRAGVISGWGPRIDPAALGYAVLAYCSLTISQDIGHDAVVAALARIPEIQEIHTVSGESDLLARVAARSNSDLQRVIDSIVATRTIVRSSSVIVLNTHFEGRTLPLLEAASGADPAELQAADPA, encoded by the coding sequence ATGCCAACAGACGCCCTGGACGCACGCATCATTGCGTTGTTCACCGACGAGCCCCGGATGTCCGTCCTCGAAGCTTCGCGCACCCTGCAGGTGGCCCGCGCCACCGTTCAGGCGAGAATGGACCGAATGCAGCGGGCGGGAGTGATCTCCGGGTGGGGGCCGCGGATTGACCCGGCAGCACTGGGGTACGCGGTGCTTGCCTACTGCTCCCTGACCATCAGCCAGGACATTGGCCACGATGCAGTGGTTGCCGCACTGGCCCGCATTCCGGAAATCCAGGAGATCCACACCGTCTCCGGGGAAAGTGACCTGCTGGCACGGGTTGCCGCCCGCTCCAACTCCGACCTGCAGCGCGTCATTGATTCCATCGTGGCCACCCGCACCATTGTGCGGTCCTCGTCCGTGATCGTGCTGAACACGCATTTTGAGGGCCGGACCCTTCCGCTGTTGGAGGCGGCATCCGGTGCGGACCCGGCCGAGCTTCAGGCTGCCGATCCCGCATAG
- a CDS encoding amino acid permease: MTTRTSAPGSTGSAAPAGSPAVRKMRPRHLVFMSLGSAIGTGLFVGSGAGIQAAGPAVLLSFLIAGTMVILVMRMMGEMAAADPSSGAFSVYAEKALGRPAGTTIGWLWWLQLVIVIAAEATAAAAIVASMWPGSQQWLLALVFMSLFTAINLGGVASFGEFEYWFALLKVLAIVAFLAVGVAFIFGWLPNVPAPGLSNLTGNGGFMPHGWSGVGAGLLLVVFAFGGTEIVAVAAADTEEPETNIAKAITSVVWRILVFYIGSVLVIVTILPWDSESLSTGPFVAALAEARVPGADVVMAVVIVVALLSALNANLYGASRMVFSLAERGRAPRALARKGASGVPRAAVAASVAFGFLTVALNYLYPETVLMILLNLVGSTCLVVWGVSIVSQIILRRRAESAGVELRFKMWAFPWLSYFALALLAGIGVLGFLDPAVRIQLLATLALTCALGFAAWLMDRSAIKSGRQLN, encoded by the coding sequence ATGACCACCCGAACGTCCGCGCCTGGTTCAACCGGATCAGCCGCACCGGCAGGCTCCCCCGCGGTGCGCAAGATGCGCCCCCGCCACCTGGTCTTCATGAGTCTGGGCAGCGCCATCGGCACGGGACTGTTTGTCGGTTCCGGCGCCGGCATCCAGGCAGCCGGACCGGCGGTTCTGCTGTCGTTCCTGATTGCCGGCACCATGGTCATCCTCGTCATGCGCATGATGGGTGAGATGGCCGCGGCCGATCCCAGCAGCGGAGCCTTCTCCGTGTATGCGGAAAAGGCCCTCGGACGGCCGGCCGGCACAACCATCGGCTGGCTGTGGTGGCTGCAGCTGGTAATCGTGATTGCCGCCGAGGCTACAGCGGCGGCCGCCATCGTTGCCTCCATGTGGCCGGGCTCGCAGCAGTGGCTGCTGGCGCTGGTGTTCATGAGCCTGTTCACCGCCATCAACCTGGGCGGCGTCGCCAGCTTCGGCGAGTTTGAGTACTGGTTTGCGCTGCTCAAAGTACTGGCCATCGTGGCGTTCCTCGCCGTCGGCGTCGCCTTTATATTCGGCTGGCTGCCCAACGTTCCGGCGCCCGGACTGAGCAACCTCACCGGCAACGGCGGTTTCATGCCGCACGGCTGGAGCGGGGTCGGCGCGGGACTGCTGCTGGTGGTCTTCGCCTTCGGCGGAACGGAGATCGTTGCCGTGGCGGCCGCCGACACCGAGGAGCCCGAGACCAACATTGCCAAGGCCATCACGTCAGTGGTGTGGCGCATCCTGGTTTTCTACATCGGATCAGTCCTGGTGATCGTCACCATCCTGCCGTGGGACAGCGAATCCCTAAGCACCGGACCCTTTGTTGCTGCACTGGCGGAGGCACGTGTTCCGGGAGCCGACGTCGTCATGGCCGTGGTGATTGTGGTGGCCCTGCTGTCGGCGCTGAACGCCAACCTGTACGGCGCTTCCCGGATGGTGTTCTCACTCGCTGAGCGGGGCAGGGCGCCGCGGGCGCTGGCCCGAAAGGGCGCCAGCGGTGTCCCCCGTGCCGCGGTGGCCGCATCGGTGGCCTTCGGTTTCCTGACCGTGGCCCTGAATTACCTGTACCCCGAAACGGTCCTCATGATCCTGCTGAACCTGGTGGGTTCCACCTGCCTGGTGGTCTGGGGGGTTTCGATTGTTTCGCAAATCATCCTGCGCCGCCGGGCCGAATCCGCGGGCGTGGAACTGCGCTTCAAGATGTGGGCGTTCCCCTGGCTCTCCTACTTTGCATTGGCCCTGCTGGCCGGCATTGGGGTGCTTGGGTTCCTGGACCCGGCAGTCCGGATCCAACTGCTGGCAACACTTGCCCTGACCTGCGCACTCGGCTTTGCCGCCTGGCTCATGGACCGAAGCGCCATCAAGTCCGGCCGCCAGCTTAACTAA